In Cottoperca gobio chromosome 1, fCotGob3.1, whole genome shotgun sequence, a genomic segment contains:
- the LOC115007769 gene encoding dromaiocalcin-1-like produces MSSFKLQFFCFNLIVPQFKKTWEQAMLYCRHKHNELTSLTSETEHLLALSEIKHSNITERVWIGLCFLGDRWLWVNGDTLEYKAWPISGDQDHECPMQKRCGALSKEGVWENWECWDELNFICY; encoded by the coding sequence ATGTCATCTTTCAAACTGCAATTTTTCTGCTTCAATCTGATCGTGCCGCAGTTCAAGAAGACATGGGAGCAGGCGATGTTGtactgcagacacaaacacaatgaactCACAAGCCTGACCTCTGAGACCGAGCACCTTCTGGCCCTGAGCGAGATCAAGCACAGCAACATCACTGAGCGGGTGTGGATCGGCCTGTGTTTCCTGGGGGACCGCTGGCTGTGGGTGAATGGTGACACTCTGGAGTACAAGGCCTGGCCCATAAGTGGAGATCAGGACCACGAGTGTCCAATGCAGAAACGCTGTGGAGCTTTAAGCAAAGAGGGAGTGTGGGAGAACTGGGAATGTTGGGACGAACTTAACTTCATCTGCTATTAA